The Blastocatellia bacterium region AATGTCTACAACCTGCTGACGCACGAGCAGGTGGCGTTGACCAGGGACGCCGCGGCGCTGCTCGACAAGCAGCTCGGCGGCAACGCGACGGCGCAGGCACAGCCGGCGCAAGCCGATGAAGCGCCTGTCCAAGCTGACGAAGCGCCGGTCGAAGAGCGCGCGCCGGACGCGCAAGAGGAATAGTCATGAAAACGATTTGGGACATCATCAAAGGGCCGGTCATTACCGAGAAGGCGCTGACGATGAAAGACGAGCCGGAGGCGATGGGCCGCAACGGCAACGACCGCCAGTTGCTGACCCTCAAGGTCAATGTCCATGCCTCGAAGCTTGAGATCAAGCGCGCCGTCGAGCAGATCTTCAAGGTGCAGGTCGATCAGGTGCGCGTCGTCAATTATCGCGGCAAGCAGAAGCGCCTGCCGATGCGCCGCGAAGTGGGCCGCCGTGCCGACTGGAAAAAGGCTTACGTGACGCTCAAGAGCGGCGAGAAGCCGATCATGTACGAAGACGCAATTTGATTTTGGATTTTGGATTTTGGATTTTAGATTGCCGGAACAGCGTCCGCGTCTTCAATCCAAAATCTAAAATCTAAAATCCAAAATGGAACTGTGATGGGAATTAAAAAGCTAACACCGACATCACCGGCGCGGCGCTACCAGACCTATCTGACGCGCGACGAGATTACCACGGACAAGCCGTACGAGCCGTTGCTCGCGCCGAAGAAGCGCATCTCGGGGCGCAACAGCGACGGCCACATCACCGTGCGGCGGCGCGGCGGCGGCAGCAAGCGCCAGTATCGCATCATCGATTTCAAGCGCGACAAGGCCGGCGTCCCGGCCAAGGTGGCGACAATCGAATACGATCCGAACCGCTCGGCCAACATCGCGCTCTTGAGCTACGCCGACGGCGAGAAGCGTTACATCATCGCGCCGCTCGGCTTGAAGGTCGGGCAGACGGTCTTAAGCGGTCCCGAGGCCGACATCATCATCGGCAACGCCCTGCCGCTGCGCTTCATCCCGCTCGGCACGACGATTCACAACGTCGAGCTGCGACCGGGAAAAGGCGCGCAGATGGTGCGCGCTGCCGGCGGCGCGGCGCAACTGGTCGCTAAAGAAGGCGACTGGGCGCAGCTTCGACTGCCGAGCGGCGAGATTCGCCGCGTCAACATCGAGTGCTATGCGACGGTCGGCCAGATCGGCAACATCGAGCATAGCAACGTCAGCCTCGGCAAAGCGGGCCGCACGCGCTGGCTCGGCCGCCGGCCGAAAGTGCGCGGCGTGGCGATGAACCCTGTGGATCACCCGCACGGCGGCGGCGAAGGTAAGACCTCCGGCGGTCGCAACCCGGTGTCGCCCTGGGGCCAGCCGACGCGCGGCTACAAGACTCGCAATAACAAGCGCACGGATAAATTCATCGTGCGCCGGGCCAAGAAATAAGAACCGGGGGTTGGGTGTTCGGTGTCAGGGGCTGGTGAAAACCCCGACACCCGACGCCCGACACCCATCACCTGAAAAGTTATGGCAAGATCAATTAAAAAAGGGCCGTTCATTGACGAGCCGCTGCTGAAAGTCATCACGCGAATGAATCAGGCGAACGAGAAGCGCGTCCATAAGACATGGTCGCGCCGCTCGACGATCATTCCCGAAATGGTCGGCCACACGCTGGCGGTTCACAACGGCAAGAAATTCATCCCGGTCTACGTTCAAGAGAACATGGTCGGTCACAAGCTCGGCGAGTTTTCGCCGACCCGCCATTTCAAAGGCCACCCCGAGAAGAGCGACAAGACGGTCAAGAAGGGAGGCAAGTAAGCGATGAAGGCACGCGCAGTCGCCAAGTACATCAAAGGCTCGCCGCAGAAAGCGCGGCTGGTCATTGACCTGATCCGCGGGCGCAACGTCAACGAAGCGCTGGCGATCCTGAAAGGCACCAACAAGCGCGCCGTGACGCCGATTGAAATCACGCTGCGCTCGGCCATCGCCAACGCCGAACAGAAGGCCGAACAGTTGAACGTCGCCATTGACGTTGACCGCCTGCTGGTCTCGAAGGCGATGGTTGACCTGGGACCGACGAAGTATCGCCGCCGCGTCAGGCCGGCGCCGATGGGCCGCGCTTATCGCGAGCGCCGCTGGCAGAGCCACATCACTATCGAAGTCGAAACCGAGAAGGAAGAAGAGTAATTATGGGCCAGAAAGTTCATCCCTATGGGTTCAGGCTCGGCGTCAACCGCTCGTGGCACTCGAACTGGATCGCCAAGCGCGAGTACGCCGACCTGCTGCACGAAGACCTGAAGCTCAAGCGCGAGCTGAAGTCGCGGTTTGCCGGCGCCGGCGTCTCGGGCATCGACATCGAGCGCGCCGCCAACAAGCTGAAGATCATCATCCACACCTCGCGCCCCGGCATCATCATCGGGCGCAAGGGCGCGGAGATCGATAAGCTCAAGCAAGAGATCAAAGAGCGCACGGGCCG contains the following coding sequences:
- the rplW gene encoding 50S ribosomal protein L23 produces the protein MKTIWDIIKGPVITEKALTMKDEPEAMGRNGNDRQLLTLKVNVHASKLEIKRAVEQIFKVQVDQVRVVNYRGKQKRLPMRREVGRRADWKKAYVTLKSGEKPIMYEDAI
- the rplB gene encoding 50S ribosomal protein L2 codes for the protein MGIKKLTPTSPARRYQTYLTRDEITTDKPYEPLLAPKKRISGRNSDGHITVRRRGGGSKRQYRIIDFKRDKAGVPAKVATIEYDPNRSANIALLSYADGEKRYIIAPLGLKVGQTVLSGPEADIIIGNALPLRFIPLGTTIHNVELRPGKGAQMVRAAGGAAQLVAKEGDWAQLRLPSGEIRRVNIECYATVGQIGNIEHSNVSLGKAGRTRWLGRRPKVRGVAMNPVDHPHGGGEGKTSGGRNPVSPWGQPTRGYKTRNNKRTDKFIVRRAKK
- the rpsS gene encoding 30S ribosomal protein S19, translating into MARSIKKGPFIDEPLLKVITRMNQANEKRVHKTWSRRSTIIPEMVGHTLAVHNGKKFIPVYVQENMVGHKLGEFSPTRHFKGHPEKSDKTVKKGGK
- the rplV gene encoding 50S ribosomal protein L22 translates to MKARAVAKYIKGSPQKARLVIDLIRGRNVNEALAILKGTNKRAVTPIEITLRSAIANAEQKAEQLNVAIDVDRLLVSKAMVDLGPTKYRRRVRPAPMGRAYRERRWQSHITIEVETEKEEE